A genomic segment from Torulaspora delbrueckii CBS 1146 chromosome 3, complete genome encodes:
- the APL4 gene encoding AP-1 complex subunit gamma (similar to Saccharomyces cerevisiae APL4 (YPR029C); ancestral locus Anc_7.435), whose protein sequence is MAGSSLRSFIKDVRSAKTVAEERAIITKASAKIRTKLRDDHLPQEKRRNNIQKLLYLYVLGEKTHFGQVECINLIASDDFADKRLGYLAATLLLDGTQDLLTLLTNLLNNDLSHPNRYVVSLALTTLGFLSSSELARDLYPDVENILNRSKDPFLVKKALQCVAKLILKDATLLEVFQPLYLVSLLQNRSICTHGVLLSITKVLQSILSSYPQYQNSIKQEDSTADVSGIVTELVPMMPELLTILQNLNTKNFEPEFDIQGTSDPFLQCELLCTLRMFFQVCTSISVSRIDQYVNKFGDLLTQIATNTDGSKNCGQAILYETVRTIFSLNMEQPLRVLGINILGKFLSGKDNNSKYVGLNTLLHVVPQEPAAVQRHRKFISRCLRDPDTSIRKRALELSFAILDEANIKELVEELIEFLKKASEDDKSLIVYTVENLVTAFNVNQSVDQNWKLETLVTVLKLVGPFITAEPVSDILISINNATDSRHRNEVVRDMLKISLDKSRQDEVTEDNVGWRIATIWCIGEYGGAVLQGGQDKVVSESSLSEYLVQQQKLCDKSENKILHYILTATLKLSTHINDPGCIEALRQIVVSHTKDADLMIQTKSVQYEVIFRQPSSVKKVICEAMPKFEKKVEPEVPKNLVTLSRTKSAQQEPPDVLDLLGDDAGTSSGPAKSADSQPQSSPADLLADIFGTDGNGIIDATSNKINAPQTLQIPPESVKVHESASVDCFVRLVSCSMGIAQLELYLKSKESIQNFQTFCAVPKTQKLTLSQIHPSNSLEAGQVARQNLKITGSGKLKLRIKLDFMRHGTNDNQQFDHKFDQTL, encoded by the coding sequence ATGGCTGGTTCTTCGTTGAGaagtttcatcaaagatGTACGTAGTGCCAAAACTGTGGCCGAAGAAAGAGCGATTATCACCAAGGCTTCTGCAAAGATCAGAACCAAGTTAAGAGACGACCATTTGCCGCAAGAGAAACGCAGAAATAACATTCAGAAGCTGTTGTACCTCTATGTTTTAGGTGAGAAAACACATTTTGGCCAAGTTGAGTGTATCAATCTCATCGCGTCTGATGATTTCGCTGACAAGCGTTTGGGTTATTTAGCAGCCACTTTGCTGCTGGATGGGACGCAGGACTTACTGACACTGTTGACCAATCTACTAAATAATGACTTGAGCCATCCCAATAGATACGTCGTGTCCCTGGCATTGACTACCTTGGGATTCCTAAGCTCTTCGGAGCTCGCACGTGACCTATACCCGGACGTTGAGAATATACTGAACAGGTCCAAAGACCCATTCCTGGTCAAGAAGGCTTTGCAGTGTGTTGCCAAACTCATCTTGAAGGATGCTACCTTGTTGGAAGTTTTCCAACCCCTGTACTTGGTCTCACTTTTACAAAATCGTTCTATTTGCACTCATGGCGTTCTGTTGAGTATTACCAAGGTATTGCAATCAATACTGTCTAGTTACCCACAGTATCAAAACAGCATCAAACAGGAAGACTCGACGGCCGATGTCAGCGGGATTGTCACCGAGTTGGTTCCTATGATGCCCGAATTACTCACCATTTTGCAAAACTTGAATACTAAAAATTTCGAGCCAGAGTTCGATATCCAGGGTACTAGTGATCCCTTCTTACAATGCGAACTGCTCTGCACGTTGAGAATGTTCTTTCAGGTGTGTACCAGCATTTCGGTTTCCAGGATAGATCAATACGTCAATAAGTTTGGAGACCTCCTTACACAGATTGCCACCAACACTGATGGCAGCAAAAACTGTGGTCAGGCTATATTGTATGAGACTGTGAGAACTATATTTTCCCTGAACATGGAACAACCTTTGAGGGTGCTTGGGATAAACATTTTGGGTAAGTTTCTCTCTGGTAAGGACAATAACAGCAAATACGTTGGTTTAAACACTTTACTTCATGTGGTCCCACAAGAGCCAGCGGCTGTACAAAGACATAGAAAATTTATTTCACGTTGTTTGCGTGATCCTGATACCTCTATCAGGAAAAGAGCTTTGGAGTTGAGTTTTGCTATCCTAGATGAAGCAAATATTAAAGAGctggttgaagaattgattgaGTTCCTGAAAAAAGCCTCTGAAGACGATAAGAGTTTAATCGTTTATACGGTCGAAAATCTCGTGACAGCATTCAACGTTAACCAGAGCGTCGATCAGAATTGGAAGTTGGAGACTCTTGTCACAGTTCTCAAGTTGGTGGGTCCTTTCATCACTGCTGAGCCTGTTAGCGATATTCTCATTTCCATCAACAATGCTACAGATTCGCGGCATAGGAATGAAGTGGTGCGGGACATGCTCAAGATTTCGCTAGATAAGTCGAGGCAGGACGAAGTAACGGAAGACAACGTGGGATGGAGGATAGCTACAATATGGTGTATCGGAGAATACGGTGGGGCAGTACTACAAGGTGGTCAGGATAAAGTAGTTTCGGAGAGCTCTTTATCAGAATATCTAGTTCAGCAACAGAAATTGTGCGATAAGAGTGAAAATAAAATTCTGCACTACATATTAACGGCAactttgaaactttcaacTCATATAAACGATCCCGGCTGCATAGAGGCTCTGAGGCAAATTGTTGTCTCTCACACAAAGGATGCTGatttgatgattcaaacAAAGAGCGTTCAGTATGAAGTAATCTTCAGACAACCTTCATCTGTAAAGAAAGTCATTTGTGAAGCGATGCCCAAAtttgagaagaaggtgGAACCTGAAGTTCCAAAAAATCTCGTAACTCTAAGCCGCACAAAATCCGCGCAACAAGAGCCTCCTGATGTGCTCGATCTCTTAGGTGATGATGCGGGAACGAGTTCTGGGCCGGCAAAAAGCGCTGACTCCCAACCACAATCCTCACCTGCCGATCTTCTAGCTGACATCTTTGGGACTGATGGCAATGGCATTATTGACGCCACTTCAAACAAAATCAATGCCCCACAGACTTTACAGATACCACCCGAAAGTGTCAAGGTTCATGAAAGTGCATCAGTGGATTGCTTCGTGAGATTGGTATCATGCAGCATGGGCATAGCACAACTGGAACTATATCTGAAGTCTAAGGAGAGCATTCAAAACTTCCAAACATTCTGTGCCGTTCCAAAAACCCAAAAGTTGACGCTTAGTCAAATTCATCCCAGCAATTCGCTAGAGGCAGGCCAAGTGGCAAGGCAAAATCTCAAGATTACTGGCTCTGGCAAACTAAAATTGAGAATCAAGCTAGACTTTATGAGACACGGAACAAACGATAACCAGCAATTCGATCacaaatttgatcaaactTTATAA
- the ECM21 gene encoding Ecm21p (similar to Saccharomyces cerevisiae ECM21 (YBL101C) and CSR2 (YPR030W); ancestral locus Anc_7.436) gives MPYPMPRPIPTSSSTARERGDHVFTGSPGAGPRSVSPVRNTGMRRRSSTFKNALFSILGSSNSAVQEESSNLPKNHSTGSISGGGSTRRGSLAVPEATACSKSRSQRDYAMPAADGEEMAVSFSFQGSDVGPDEYIPRSATTTSSMTSRSAGSQSLQSFGKEFLTQYLTDRGLLLSRVISETPDLRLTVATSGDHVFLPTMSSNDDEYLARLNGLRGEEEAMEIEPEFSLDRPSSDVPTGAESQLRESLESELANEESAISDDDSDLSEDGNGESGVDYADNQGQRAKNSATASPVTPTFEIDSSMATYTIAVVLSLNKQTTLSNIKGELCLRVRVHWHNGVPPTKSFYEEFYCAGSMEWDLNPENANLFVPQNVSSEERIIENNRNLRPMRLFKNISDENRFYLDKNKTRTELLKKVNLRKTQVFQAGDYVFIIPVVFSNHIPESLYLPSARVNYRFRVATKIAHVEGQESSTGNNQEEPSEPIKIQETDHTTHRRFSNSILKKIKNNLHITNPVQNKVYDETKEIYAEYPLDVVRTPPLVSISTANKPVYINRVWANSLSYEISFAQKYVSLGSKVPVKIKLAPMSKNVCLKRLKISLVEKITFVSKNYEYEYDQIDPVAKDPYNPYFSDFSSKRKKERTVSLLEVRSSEKGSRALREEIVQNCVDENLLAYSSAEGDNGQPSIGITEPLMIETTLEFPKYEDLNKKTARTVPPYGIDIYTSVPNPEIGSQAGGSHRSGVIGFLANRKNSLASQVKGTSDVSQPVQAQPIVDEKFHETKIRTNAGIPVQFHTNLNVAKRGLYLSSLHFSNIYSKHKLEFMLRISKPDDRDLKRLRHYEVLIDTPIFIVSELCNSGNMDLPTYDMATNSQLAGEIDVETAPPTFEEAISVPNSPVQSPVMSPIGSPNVRANYDPDELSIQQINLSRSNSAAGPPDSQAIIPPQMTLTQSIDPSPRFNNLDKLLSTTPGASGADLSRSPNTRNSNLGLTSQSNGLEEPSQASIIFKKGYSVSARNAVQGDVSEGSSSEGLDGGVSINSSPPSYDEVRPLMSDEE, from the coding sequence ATGCCTTATCCAATGCCGAGACCTATCCCGACAAGCTCCTCAACCGCACGAGAGCGAGGAGATCATGTTTTTACTGGTAGCCCGGGTGCTGGACCACGATCTGTATCCCCGGTGAGAAACACGGGCATGAGAAGGAGATCATCAACCTTCAAGAACGCACTGTTTTCCATACTCGGCAGCAGCAATTCAGCGGTACAGGAAGAATCGTCTAATCTGCCGAAAAACCATTCTACCGGGAGTATAAGTGGTGGAGGTTCCACGAGAAGGGGAAGTTTAGCAGTTCCTGAAGCCACTGCATGTTCAAAATCGAGAAGTCAGCGGGATTATGCTATGCCCGCTGCCGATGGAGAAGAGATGGCTGTCTCCTTTTCGTTTCAAGGATCTGATGTAGGTCCTGACGAATATATTCCTCGTTCTGCTACGACGACTTCCTCAATGACAAGTCGCTCTGCTGGTTCACAGTCTCTGCAGTCGTTTGGGAAAGAATTCTTAACACAGTATCTCACCGACAGGGGTCTGCTCCTGTCAAGAGTCATATCTGAGACTCCCGATCTTCGACTGACTGTCGCAACTAGCGGAGATCATGTCTTTTTACCGACGATGTCGTCGAACGATGACGAGTATTTAGCCAGGTTGAACGGGTTGCGCGGGGAAGAGGAGGCTATGGAGATAGAGCCTGAGTTTTCGTTAGATAGACCCTCGAGCGACGTTCCGACTGGGGCGGAATCACAGTTACGGGAGTCATTAGAATCGGAACTGGCTAATGAAGAGAGTGCCATAAGCGACGATGATTCAGATCTTTCAGAAGATGGTAATGGAGAATCTGGTGTCGATTACGCGGACAATCAAGGTCAACGTGCTAAAAACTCGGCGACTGCGTCACCTGTCACACCTACATTCGAAATCGATAGTTCAATGGCTACCTACACAATAGCTGTCGTATTGAGTTTGAATAAACAAACTACACTATCCAATATCAAAGGTGAATTGTGTTTACGAGTTAGAGTACATTGGCACAACGGTGTGCCTCCGACCAAGTCATTCTATGAGGAATTTTACTGTGCTGGATCAATGGAATGGGATTTAAATCCTGAGAATGCAAACCTTTTTGTACCTCAGAATGTCTCATCGGAAGAGAGAATTATAGAGAACAATAGAAACCTTAGACCGATGAgacttttcaagaatataTCGGATGAGAACAGGTTCTATTTAGACAAAAACAAAACAAGAACCGAACTTTTAAAGAAAGTGAACCTCCGCAAAACGCAAGTTTTCCAAGCTGGTGATTACGTATTTATCATACCAGTTGTTTTCTCAAATCACATTCCTGAGTCACTGTATCTACCATCAGCTCGTGTTAACTACAGATTCCGTGTTGCGACAAAGATTGCGCATGTTGAAGGACAGGAGTCCTCGACAGGAAATAACCAGGAGGAACCGTCGGAGCCAATAAAGATACAAGAAACCGATCACACAACTCATAGAAGGTTCAGTAactcaattttgaaaaagataaAAAATAATCTGCACATAACAAATCCAGTACAGAATAAGGTTTATGATGAGACCAAAGAAATTTATGCAGAATATCCACTCGATGTGGTGCGAACTCCACCTCTGGTATCCATCTCAACTGCGAACAAGCCTGTCTACATAAATCGTGTGTGGGCTAACTCGTTGTCATACGAGATTTCATTTGCCCAGAAATACGTTTCTCTCGGAAGCAAAGTGCCCGTTAAGATCAAGCTAGCACCAATGAGCAAAAACGTGTGCCTGAAAAGGCTGAAGATAAGCCTAGTCGAAAAAATCACATTTGTGAGCAAAAATTATGAGTATGAATACGATCAGATTGATCCCGTCGCTAAGGATCCATATAATCCTTATTTCAGTGACTTCTCctcaaagaggaagaaagagcgTACTGTTTCGCTCTTAGAGGTGAGATCAAGCGAAAAGGGCTCTCGTGCTCTTAGAGAGGAAATAGTGCAGAACTgtgttgatgaaaatttgCTAGCCTATAGTTCGGCTGAGGGCGATAATGGACAGCCAAGCATAGGTATTACGGAGCCGCTTATGATTGAAACAACTTTGGAATTCCCAAAATATGAGGATCTCAACAAGAAGACAGCTAGAACAGTACCGCCCTACGGTATTGACATTTACACTAGCGTACCCAACCCTGAGATCGGATCGCAAGCGGGTGGAAGTCACCGAAGTGGTGTGATAGGCTTCCTTGCCAATCGAAAAAACTCACTAGCGTCACAAGTAAAAGGAACTTCTGATGTAAGCCAACCAGTACAAGCCCAGCCAATAGTTGATGAGAAATTCCATGAGACCAAGATACGGACTAACGCTGGAATTCCAGTCCAATTTCATACTAATCTGAATGTGGCGAAACGAGGTCTGTACTTGAGTAGCTTACATTTCAGCAATATTTATAGTAAGCACAAGTTGGAATTCATGCTCCGGATTAGCAAACCAGATGACAGGGATCTCAAGAGATTAAGACATTATGAAGTATTGATTGACACTCCCATATTCATAGTCTCCGAGCTGTGTAACAGTGGTAACATGGATCTTCCTACCTATGATATGGCTACGAACTCTCAATTGGCTGGAGAGATAGATGTGGAGACTGCACCACCAACTTTTGAGGAAGCCATTTCAGTCCCAAATTCACCGGTACAATCACCAGTCATGTCACCAATCGGTTCACCTAACGTACGTGCTAACTATGATCCCGATGAGCTATCCATTCAGCAAATAAACTTATCGCGTAGCAATTCTGCTGCTGGACCACCGGACTCGCAAGCAATCATTCCACCCCAAATGACGCTAACCCAGTCGATTGACCCCAGCCCAAGGTTCAACAACCTAGACAAGTTATTAAGCACAACTCCCGGAGCTAGTGGAGCTGATTTGAGCAGATCTCCGAATACGAGGAACTCTAACTTGGGCCTCACCAGCCAATCGAACGGCCTAGAAGAACCATCGCAAGCTtcaatcatcttcaagaaaggttATTCTGTTTCAGCCAGGAACGCTGTACAGGGTGATGTTAGCGAAGGAAGCTCCTCAGAAGGGCTTGACGGTGGTGTGTCGATCAATTCATCGCCTCCAAGTTACGATGAGGTTCGTCCCTTGATGAGCGACGAAGAATGA
- the RTG3 gene encoding Rtg3p (similar to Saccharomyces cerevisiae RTG3 (YBL103C); ancestral locus Anc_7.438): MDGINGDGQQRTLNALLSQSHMSSDNNGGKFTFAGGFEDDLPQEHAYSSNTPATQHEKLLYMNGNGNVKNESPYRSVNNSQLGSSNSFIDDKFATSAAAFNADGSRNSISNPQYRGSFAYDFQDNGGLEQQLTGIKTEDMLPPELFRRSKDESLLSFTDDISSSLGSSLQSFDSNYGSSFSYQPQPLNMSATMQPTSAHYSPSVKSPSSSVRAGSYLSTSLRNGSAGTPGPLGTSRTRHASISGNVYAEGLLSASVPKNLTTEERLRRKREFHNAVERRRRELIKQKIKELGNIVPPSLLNYDGNGKQVKPNKGIILNKTVEYLEYLLQVLDIQDRKKKQLLTKISELQDKESQLASGRSSEQPVGERDESISGTGQPSQAADYESTSDGTGADACEEERIIDVRSKPHPSNSAEAPQRWQNSFNELISFMPTNDEQFPVNDDLQQFLSGNLIEAEDNAKLMFNSGERPDYLLDFNS; encoded by the coding sequence ATGGACGGTATAAATGGAGATGGCCAACAACGAACGCTGAACGCGTTGTTGAGCCAATCGCATATGTCCTCGGATAATAATGGTGGTAAGTTTACCTTTGCAGGGGGTTTCGAGGATGATCTTCCGCAGGAGCATGCTTACTCGAGTAATACGCCTGCTACGCAGCATGAGAAACTACTGTATATGAATGGTAACGGCAATGTTAAAAATGAGTCTCCGTATAGGTCTGTGAACAATTCACAGCTAGGCTCgtcaaattctttcatAGATGACAAGTTTGCAACGTCCGCTGCGGCTTTCAACGCCGATGGCTCGAGAAACTCAATTTCCAATCCACAGTACCGTGGATCTTTTGCATATGATTTCCAGGACAATGGCGGTTTGGAACAACAGTTGACAGGGATTAAGACTGAAGATATGCTGCCTCCAGAGCTTTTTCGCCGGTCAAAGGACGAATCGCTCTTGAGTTTCACCGATGATATAAGTTCATCTCTTGGGTCTAGCTTACAATCATTTGACTCAAACTATGGGTCCTCCTTTTCATACCAACCTCAACCATTAAACATGTCTGCTACTATGCAACCTACGTCTGCACATTACTCGCCGTCTGTCAAATCACCTTCGTCGTCCGTACGAGCGGGAAGCTATCTCTCGACTTCCCTGAGAAATGGCAGCGCAGGAACACCAGGTCCATTGGGTACTTCGAGGACGCGGCATGCATCCATCAGTGGTAACGTTTATGCAGAAGGACTCTTATCGGCAAGCGTACCGAAGAATTTGACGacagaagaaagattgagACGTAAGAGAGAGTTCCACAATGCggttgaaagaagaaggcgAGAGTTGATCAAGCAGAAGATAAAGGAGTTAGGCAATATTGTGCCACCTTCGCTTTTAAATTATGACGGTAATGGCAAACAAGTGAAACCAAACAAGGGCATCATTCTGAACAAAACAGTAGAATACCTGGAGTACCTACTGCAGGTTCTTGACATACAGgacagaaagaagaaacagctACTGACAAAAATTAGCGAATTACAAGATAAGGAGTCACAGCTAGCGTCAGGGCGGTCAAGTGAGCAACCGGTAGGAGAAAGAGACGAATCAATATCAGGGACAGGACAGCCCTCGCAGGCTGCTGATTACGAGTCTACGAGCGACGGTACGGGGGCCGATGCgtgtgaagaagagaggaTCATCGATGTTAGAAGTAAGCCCCATCCTAGTAATTCTGCAGAAGCTCCTCAGCGTTGGCAAAATTCCTTCAATGAACTCATCAGTTTTATGCCCACTAACGATGAACAATTCCCAGTTAATGACGACCTGCAGCAATTTTTGTCGGGTAATCTTATCGAAGCAGAAGATAATGCAAAACTAATGTTCAACAGCGGTGAGCGACCTGATTACCTTTTAGACTTCAATTCATAG
- the SFT2 gene encoding Sft2p (similar to Saccharomyces cerevisiae SFT2 (YBL102W); ancestral locus Anc_7.437) gives MTNSREEQVHSLRDSLNKWNESRTQHSQGFNESAKTLLSSWADSVNTRAQDVYQRLPLSRQDLVQDQEPSWFNLSRTERLILFVCFILGSIACFTICVFLFPVLAVKPRKFGLLWSMGSLLFVLAFGLFMGPVAYLKHLTSRERLPFSIFFFTTCILTIYFAAFMKSTLLTVPCAILELIALVYYAISYFPFGGTGLKMMSSVGINTARGALHI, from the coding sequence ATGACAAATAGTAGGGAAGAACAGGTTCATTCGCTGCGGGATTCGTTGAACAAATGGAATGAATCGCGGACTCAGCATTCGCAAGGATTTAATGAGTCTGCGAAGACTTTGCTGTCATCATGGGCAGATTCGGTGAATACAAGGGCCCAAGACGTTTACCAAAGGCTACCGTTGTCAAGGCAGGACTTGGTGCAAGATCAAGAACCTTCATGGTTCAATTTATCGCGAACTGAGAGACTTATTTTGTTCGTGTGCTTCATACTGGGCTCGATTGCATGTTTTACCATCTGCGTCTTTTTGTTTCCAGTGCTAGCAGTGAAACCTAGGAAATTTGGGCTGTTATGGTCGATGGGATCTTTGCTCTTTGTGCTTGCTTTTGGTCTGTTTATGGGTCCTGTAGCATATCTCAAGCACTTGACTTCACGAGAAAGACTGCCTTTTAGCatatttttcttcactacTTGTATTTTGACCATATATTTTGCAGCTTTCATGAAGAGCACTTTATTAACCGTTCCCTGTGCGATATTGGAATTGATCGCGTTGGTCTATTATGCGATCTCATACTTTCCATTCGGTGGTACtggtttgaagatgatgagtTCCGTTGGTATTAATACTGCCAGAGGGGCACTACACATATAG
- the TDEL0C03020 gene encoding alpha-mannosyltransferase, with protein sequence MFSVKTQMRRAIHLVRRKNGKVARITIGVLVILLLTIMILHKSSDYYDLTLNPSNLTSSTSYAGDSTPHSEPAYPDHKPFDARTLREALGSVMNQIRELSPQGELDRSKGDDCSLGDLNVGVPQNDEKVSKSELLKCIQITPDAEDELKNLHKSFLSVLEKKIMPKYPISMYRGDGIVFVGGGRFTMFVMPAIQAIRANAGRDIPIEIMIPPGNNHESGFCENILPLVDPSGLTRCVFMETLFDSKTMKNVKGYQLKALALLASSFRKTLLLDADNYVVNSIDSFFDSEIIEDYGMALWPDYWKRLHHPAVYDIVGSHVDSSRRARFIMDTVSPSQLYQSDDISKVPFHDLDGTIPDGGTESGQLLVDKYKHLDTIILSLYYNYNGPSYYYPLLGQGLAGEGDKDTFALAARALSAHGLQRYFYQLRAPVGALGYWAHPKDNVPILDDEHVPEDQRSFRGVAMLQHDLDLDFKAYKKAYTEIKSKLVQDLKTFRKKATLSDASADLANVDELFWKERRKDGYDVNEFLSYFSDVPVTFIHSHFPKYNPWEFAQDQEFIFDGKKVMSDHKDDPNFKPTHHGHFRMYDHTFQKLSNYDLELANWLSFKEHICREDGHTNFSYLAEEIEKTEHGLQRYEEMCKYIDERVKMLKSTTWEGSRVN encoded by the coding sequence ATGTTCAGTGTGAAGACCCAGATGAGGCGTGCCATCCATCTCGTTCGTAGGAAGAACGGGAAAGTTGCGCGAATTACAATTGGAGTACTGGTTATTCTTCTGCTGACAATTATGATTTTACACAAGAGCTCAGATTATTACGACCTAACGTTGAACCCCTCGAATTTGACTTCCAGTACATCATATGCTGGGGATTCTACACCGCATTCTGAGCCGGCTTATCCAGATCACAAACCATTTGATGCTAGAACGTTACGTGAAGCTTTGGGATCCGTAATGAATCAGATCCGGGAGTTGTCCCCTCAAGGCGAATTGGATAGGAGCAAGGGTGACGATTGTAGTCTTGGGGACCTCAATGTCGGAGTACCCCAGAATGACGAGAAGGTGAGCAAAAGCGAACTTCTCAAGTGTATCCAAATTACGCCTGATGCTGAAGATGAGCTGAAGAACCTGCACAAATCTTTTTTGAGTGTCCTGGAAAAGAAAATCATGCCCAAGTACCCTATTAGTATGTATCGTGGGGATGGCATTGTCTTCGTCGGTGGTGGGAGGTTCACTATGTTCGTAATGCCTGCAATTCAAGCTATCAGAGCAAATGCTGGAAGGGATATTCCAATCGAAATAATGATACCACCAGGAAATAATCACGAATCAGGCTTTTGCGAGAATATCTTACCTTTAGTCGATCCTTCTGGATTGACACGATGTGTATTCATGGAGACTTTATTTGATTCCAAGACAATGAAAAATGTGAAGGGTTATCAATTGAAGGCATTGGCACTCTTGGCTTCCAGCTTCAGAAAAACTCTACTTTTAGACGCTGATAATTACGTTGTTAATTCCATTGacagtttctttgattccGAGATTATCGAAGATTACGGGATGGCATTGTGGCCAGACTATTGGAAAAGGTTACATCATCCCGCAGTGTATGATATAGTTGGCAGTCATGTGGATTCTAGTAGAAGAGCTAGATTCATAATGGATACCGTATCACCTTCTCAACTATATCAGTCAGATGatatttcaaaagttcctTTCCATGATCTTGACGGAACAATACCCGACGGTGGTACCGAATCTGGTCAGCTGTTGGTCGACAAATACAAGCATTTGGACACCATCATATTGAGCTTATATTACAATTACAATGGACCGTCTTACTACTATCCGCTGTTGGGTCAAGGATTGGCAGGAGAGGGCGACAAAGATACATTTGCCCTCGCAGCGAGAGCTTTATCAGCTCATGGCCTTCAAAGGTACTTTTATCAACTCAGGGCGCCTGTTGGTGCTTTGGGATACTGGGCTCATCCAAAGGATAACGTCCCGATTCTTGACGACGAACATGTACCTGAAGACCAGCGGAGTTTTCGTGGCGTTGCGATGCTACAACATGATTTGGACTtagatttcaaagcataCAAGAAAGCGTACACAGAGATCAAGTCTAAATTAGtgcaagatttgaagacaTTCCGAAAGAAAGCTACTCTCTCTGACGCTTCGGCTGACTTGGCAAATGTGGATGAACTCTTCTGGAAAGAACGAAGAAAGGATGGATACGATGTGAATGAGTTTTTGTCGTATTTCAGTGACGTACCGGTGACCTTTATTCATTCTCATTTCCCTAAATACAATCCATGGGAGTTTGCTCAAGATCAGGAATTCATTTTTGATGGTAAAAAGGTGATGTCCGATCACAAGGACGACCCCAACTTCAAACCAACCCATCATGGACATTTCCGGATGTACGATCATACATTCCAAAAGCTAAGTAACTACGATCTTGAACTTGCCAACTGGCTGAGCTTCAAGGAACACATCTGTCGCGAGGATGGCCATACAAATTTTAGCTATCTGGCAGAGGAGATAGAGAAGACCGAACATGGCTTGCAAAGGTACGAAGAAATGTGCAAATacattgatgaaagagTGAAAATGCTAAAAAGTACGACTTGGGAAGGCTCCAGGGTCAATTAA